The Williamsia sp. DF01-3 genome has a window encoding:
- a CDS encoding ankyrin repeat domain-containing protein, producing the protein MGDQEVGAVASSPSRLRRALSATAGCLILLCAACTATSEPPRANSTEPSAARPSVIFTTPPPAPPSSTPSPDPALEVTDADGRTPLIAATKAGDVETARRLILAGADVNAKDHLDDSAYLYAGAEGLDEILVLTLDHGADVRSLNRFGGTALIPAAEKGHPTTVQLLIDAGVPLDHINYSGWTALLEAVVYGDGSAPYQDIVARLLRAGANPDIRDAQGRTALDNARNLGQTDIVRLLGG; encoded by the coding sequence ATGGGCGATCAAGAAGTAGGCGCGGTCGCGTCCTCGCCCTCCCGCCTGCGACGGGCACTGTCCGCCACAGCGGGATGCCTGATCCTCCTTTGCGCTGCGTGCACCGCCACGTCCGAGCCCCCTCGCGCCAACAGCACCGAGCCGTCGGCCGCTCGTCCATCGGTCATCTTCACAACGCCCCCGCCGGCACCGCCGAGTTCGACACCCAGCCCCGATCCCGCACTCGAGGTCACCGATGCCGACGGACGCACGCCCTTGATCGCGGCCACCAAGGCTGGTGATGTCGAGACCGCGCGACGGCTGATCCTCGCCGGCGCCGATGTCAACGCCAAGGATCATCTCGACGATTCGGCGTATCTGTACGCGGGCGCCGAAGGCCTCGACGAGATACTCGTCCTCACCCTCGACCACGGCGCAGATGTGCGGTCGCTCAACCGATTCGGGGGCACCGCCCTGATTCCGGCAGCGGAGAAGGGGCACCCGACAACCGTGCAGTTGCTGATCGACGCCGGGGTTCCGCTGGACCACATCAATTACTCCGGCTGGACCGCACTTCTCGAAGCCGTTGTCTACGGGGATGGTTCGGCGCCGTACCAGGACATCGTGGCGCGCCTGCTCAGGGCGGGTGCCAACCCCGATATCCGGGACGCGCAAGGACGAACTGCCCTGGACAATGCACGCAACCTCGGTCAGACCGACATCGTGCGGCTCCTGGGTGGTTGA
- a CDS encoding DUF2631 domain-containing protein — MASTEVEYKREPADAPSARFGWHGEGLKTFKIAAVVSIVALLVMMIGNHEGHIEDLFLLGFALLLAFILIRGEILSRRKWAIKK; from the coding sequence GTGGCCAGCACTGAGGTCGAGTACAAGCGCGAGCCCGCGGATGCGCCGTCGGCCCGATTCGGCTGGCACGGCGAAGGTCTCAAGACTTTCAAGATCGCCGCTGTGGTCTCGATCGTGGCGCTGCTGGTCATGATGATCGGAAATCACGAAGGCCACATCGAAGACCTCTTCCTGCTCGGCTTCGCCTTGCTCCTCGCCTTCATCTTGATCCGCGGCGAGATCCTCAGCCGCAGAAAATGGGCGATCAAGAAGTAG
- the dxr gene encoding 1-deoxy-D-xylulose-5-phosphate reductoisomerase, with translation MTTRVLILGSTGSIGTQALEVISANRDRFAVAGLGAGGGNVDLLAKQISQWQLPGSAVAVADPDAAARVESVTGTNGVLSGPDAMSDLVEATGADVVLNAVVGSLGLRPTLTALRSGARLALANKESLVAGGALVLAAAGPDQIVPVDSEHSAIAQCLRAGTAAEVDRLVLTASGGPFFGWGAAALEDVTPEQAGKHPTWSMGPMITLNSATLVNKALEVIEAHLLFGVPYERIDVTVHRQSIVHSMVTFIDGATVAKASPPSMRLPIALALGWPDRIAGASTPCDFSSAATWTFEPVDNAVFPAIDLARHAGMRGGSLTAVFNAANEAAADGFFAGAIRFPRIVGIIEEVLAAADQWTEDPGTVDDVLAADAWARERARLLVAGVHR, from the coding sequence GTGACCACACGCGTTCTCATCCTCGGTAGCACCGGATCGATCGGTACCCAGGCGCTGGAGGTGATCTCAGCCAACCGTGACCGATTCGCCGTGGCCGGCCTCGGCGCCGGTGGCGGCAACGTCGACCTGCTCGCGAAGCAGATCAGTCAGTGGCAGCTCCCCGGCTCGGCGGTCGCCGTCGCCGATCCTGATGCTGCCGCACGCGTCGAGTCCGTCACCGGGACGAACGGCGTCCTGTCGGGTCCAGATGCCATGAGCGACCTGGTCGAGGCGACCGGCGCAGACGTGGTGCTCAACGCCGTGGTCGGATCGCTCGGACTCAGGCCGACGCTGACGGCGCTGCGATCCGGTGCCCGGTTGGCGCTGGCCAACAAGGAGTCGCTCGTCGCCGGGGGAGCGTTGGTGCTGGCCGCGGCCGGGCCGGATCAGATCGTGCCTGTGGACAGCGAACACTCTGCGATAGCGCAATGCCTACGTGCCGGTACGGCTGCCGAGGTCGACCGGCTGGTGCTCACCGCGTCCGGCGGGCCGTTCTTCGGCTGGGGTGCCGCAGCCCTGGAGGACGTGACCCCAGAGCAAGCCGGCAAACACCCGACCTGGTCGATGGGGCCGATGATCACCCTCAACTCGGCGACCCTGGTGAACAAGGCGCTGGAGGTGATCGAGGCCCATCTGCTGTTCGGGGTTCCATACGAACGCATCGACGTGACAGTTCACCGCCAGTCGATCGTGCATTCCATGGTCACGTTCATCGACGGCGCCACGGTCGCCAAGGCGTCTCCTCCGTCGATGAGGCTGCCGATCGCCCTCGCCCTGGGCTGGCCGGACCGCATTGCGGGGGCGTCGACGCCGTGCGACTTCTCGTCCGCGGCGACGTGGACGTTCGAACCGGTCGACAACGCGGTGTTCCCGGCCATCGATCTCGCCCGTCACGCCGGAATGCGTGGGGGATCGCTGACGGCGGTGTTCAACGCCGCCAATGAAGCAGCTGCCGACGGGTTCTTCGCAGGTGCCATCAGGTTCCCCCGGATAGTCGGGATCATCGAAGAGGTGCTTGCAGCTGCGGATCAGTGGACCGAGGACCCAGGTACGGTGGATGACGTCCTGGCGGCCGATGCCTGGGCGCGGGAACGCGCTCGTCTGCTCGTCGCCGGTGTGCACCGTTAG
- a CDS encoding RIP metalloprotease, producing the protein MMFALGVVLFALGLLASIAWHECGHMWAAQRTGMYVRRYFVGFGPTLWSTRRGETEYGIKAIPLGGFCDIAGMTTHDELAPKDEPRAMYRQKSWKRVVVLLAGPVQNLILGFVLIVIMGLAWGLPNLAENAPAKVGAVTCVNVLPNGDAGPCEGMPAGPAQQAGLEPGDVIVAANGEKITDYSDLSLILQKAAEPVTLIVDRAGREVEIAVTPQSVQVPVPDGNGGTRTETVGRVGITYDLPPRFEHPSVAGAVPASLAFTGELMEKTWHSLLSLPSKVGALWTSVTGGERAADTPVSVYGASVIGGDAADEGYWWFFIFLLASINFFLALFNLVPLLPLDGGHIAIVGYEKVRDLLRRSRGLAAGAPVDYLKLMPATYVVLVIMGGYMALTLTADIINPINAGF; encoded by the coding sequence ATGATGTTTGCTCTGGGCGTGGTGCTCTTTGCACTCGGGTTGCTGGCGTCGATCGCCTGGCACGAGTGCGGTCACATGTGGGCTGCACAGCGCACCGGAATGTATGTGCGGCGCTACTTCGTCGGTTTCGGCCCGACCCTCTGGTCGACACGACGGGGCGAGACCGAGTACGGGATCAAGGCGATCCCCCTCGGCGGCTTCTGCGACATCGCAGGCATGACCACCCACGACGAACTCGCACCCAAGGACGAACCCCGTGCGATGTACCGCCAGAAGTCGTGGAAACGGGTTGTGGTGCTGCTCGCCGGTCCGGTGCAGAACCTGATCCTGGGGTTCGTGCTGATCGTGATCATGGGGCTCGCCTGGGGGCTGCCCAACCTCGCCGAAAACGCGCCGGCCAAGGTCGGGGCTGTGACCTGCGTCAACGTGTTGCCGAATGGAGACGCCGGACCCTGCGAGGGCATGCCCGCGGGCCCCGCTCAGCAGGCCGGTCTGGAACCCGGCGACGTGATCGTGGCCGCCAACGGTGAGAAGATCACCGACTACTCCGACTTGAGCCTGATCCTGCAGAAGGCGGCCGAACCTGTCACGTTGATCGTGGATCGCGCGGGTCGCGAGGTCGAGATCGCTGTCACACCGCAGTCCGTTCAGGTCCCGGTGCCGGATGGAAACGGTGGAACCCGAACCGAAACCGTTGGCAGGGTCGGGATCACCTACGATCTCCCTCCCCGGTTCGAACACCCGTCGGTCGCGGGCGCCGTCCCGGCGTCGTTGGCGTTCACCGGTGAGCTGATGGAGAAGACCTGGCATTCGCTGCTATCGCTGCCCTCGAAGGTGGGTGCGCTGTGGACCTCGGTGACCGGAGGGGAGCGAGCCGCCGACACCCCCGTCAGCGTCTACGGCGCCTCGGTCATCGGCGGAGATGCGGCCGATGAGGGTTACTGGTGGTTCTTCATCTTCTTGTTGGCAAGTATCAACTTCTTCTTGGCCCTGTTCAATTTGGTTCCGCTATTACCCTTGGATGGTGGGCACATCGCGATAGTGGGCTATGAGAAGGTGCGTGACTTGCTGCGCCGCTCTCGTGGACTCGCCGCCGGTGCGCCTGTGGACTACTTGAAACTCATGCCCGCAACGTATGTGGTGCTGGTGATCATGGGCGGATACATGGCGCTCACCCTGACCGCCGACATCATCAATCCGATCAACGCTGGTTTCTAG
- the ispG gene encoding flavodoxin-dependent (E)-4-hydroxy-3-methylbut-2-enyl-diphosphate synthase, with protein sequence MSADATAIGLGMPAAPPPVLAPRRKTRQLQVGTVPVGSDHPVSVQSMTTTKTHDINATLQQIAELTASGCDIVRVACPRPEDAEALPAIARKSQIPVIADIHFQPKYIFAAIDAGCAAVRVNPGNIKEFDGRVKEVAKAAGDAGIPIRIGVNAGSLDPRLLQKYGKATPEALVESALWEASLFEEHGFGDIKISVKHNDPVIMVEAYRQLAAACDYPLHLGVTEAGPAFQGTIKSAVAFGALLAEGIGDTIRVSLSAPPVEEIKVGNQILQSLNLRPRKLEIVSCPSCGRAQVDVYKLADEVSAGLEGMEIPLRVAVMGCVVNGPGEAREADLGVASGNGRGQIFVKGEVIKTVPEAQIVETLIEEAMRIAEAAGESGDAAGAGAPIVTVS encoded by the coding sequence ATGAGTGCAGATGCAACCGCGATCGGTCTGGGAATGCCCGCCGCACCGCCGCCGGTTCTCGCACCGCGCCGCAAGACGCGGCAGCTACAGGTGGGCACGGTGCCCGTCGGCAGCGACCATCCCGTGTCGGTGCAGTCGATGACCACCACCAAAACCCACGACATCAACGCGACTCTGCAGCAGATCGCCGAACTGACCGCGTCGGGGTGTGACATCGTTCGGGTGGCGTGCCCACGTCCCGAAGATGCCGAGGCGCTGCCGGCCATCGCCAGGAAGTCGCAGATCCCCGTGATCGCCGACATCCACTTCCAGCCCAAGTACATCTTCGCCGCAATCGACGCCGGCTGTGCTGCCGTCCGGGTCAACCCGGGCAACATCAAGGAGTTCGACGGCCGGGTCAAGGAGGTTGCGAAGGCTGCCGGTGATGCCGGGATCCCTATCCGTATCGGCGTCAACGCAGGATCACTCGACCCGCGGCTGCTCCAGAAGTACGGCAAGGCGACGCCGGAGGCGCTGGTGGAGTCAGCGCTGTGGGAGGCGAGTCTCTTCGAGGAGCACGGCTTCGGCGACATCAAGATATCGGTCAAGCACAACGACCCGGTGATCATGGTCGAGGCCTACCGCCAGCTGGCCGCCGCATGTGATTACCCCCTCCATCTCGGTGTCACCGAGGCAGGACCGGCTTTCCAGGGCACGATCAAGTCGGCCGTGGCGTTCGGCGCCCTACTCGCCGAAGGGATCGGCGACACGATCCGGGTGTCGCTGTCGGCGCCACCGGTCGAGGAGATCAAGGTCGGCAACCAGATCCTGCAATCGCTCAACCTGCGCCCTCGTAAGCTCGAGATCGTCTCCTGCCCGTCCTGTGGCCGCGCGCAGGTCGACGTGTACAAGCTTGCCGACGAGGTGAGTGCCGGACTCGAAGGTATGGAGATCCCACTGCGGGTGGCCGTCATGGGCTGCGTGGTGAACGGGCCGGGAGAAGCACGCGAGGCCGATCTCGGCGTCGCCTCCGGAAACGGACGCGGTCAGATCTTCGTCAAGGGTGAGGTCATCAAGACCGTTCCCGAAGCTCAGATCGTGGAAACGCTCATCGAAGAAGCGATGCGAATCGCCGAGGCGGCAGGTGAATCCGGTGACGCGGCAGGGGCCGGCGCACCGATTGTCACGGTGAGCTGA
- a CDS encoding GNAT family N-acetyltransferase, with protein MLKLLGDRPLGERDFDAVSQALALDPVSSCMVAARVEDHGINPRALGGELWSNGQPVDSLCFSGANLVPLLGTADDVRTFAERAIRNPRACSSIVGPAELVMPFWEHTREHWGPAREIRCSQPLLALGTEPAIRADPFVRRVRLDEIDAYLPAAVEMFVGEVGIDPCAGDGGRSYRRRIAGLINAGRAYAKFERGEVVFKAEVGAMSRRVGQIQGVWVAPHRRGTGLGSAGTAAVVEAIVAAGRTASLYVNSFNTPAREAYRRVGMHEVGTFATVLVD; from the coding sequence GTGCTGAAGCTGTTGGGTGACCGTCCGCTCGGCGAGCGGGACTTCGACGCGGTCAGCCAGGCTCTCGCCCTGGATCCGGTGTCGTCGTGCATGGTCGCGGCACGGGTGGAGGACCACGGAATCAATCCGCGAGCGCTGGGCGGGGAGCTGTGGAGCAACGGACAGCCGGTCGACTCGCTGTGTTTCTCCGGCGCCAATCTCGTCCCGCTGCTCGGAACCGCTGACGATGTGCGCACCTTCGCCGAGCGGGCCATCCGTAATCCGCGGGCCTGTTCGTCGATCGTCGGGCCGGCCGAGCTCGTGATGCCCTTCTGGGAACACACCCGTGAACACTGGGGCCCGGCCCGCGAAATCCGTTGCAGCCAGCCGCTTCTGGCTCTGGGCACCGAACCTGCGATCCGTGCAGACCCTTTCGTGCGACGGGTGCGACTGGACGAGATCGACGCATACCTGCCTGCCGCAGTCGAGATGTTCGTGGGGGAGGTGGGAATCGACCCCTGCGCGGGAGACGGTGGACGGTCCTACCGCCGACGCATCGCAGGCCTGATCAACGCAGGTCGTGCATACGCGAAGTTCGAACGCGGCGAAGTGGTATTCAAGGCCGAGGTCGGTGCGATGTCGCGTCGGGTCGGACAGATCCAAGGTGTGTGGGTTGCCCCGCACCGTCGGGGCACTGGCCTCGGTTCTGCGGGTACTGCGGCCGTTGTCGAAGCCATCGTGGCTGCCGGCCGCACCGCCAGCTTGTACGTCAACTCGTTCAACACGCCTGCGCGCGAGGCATATCGGAGAGTCGGCATGCACGAGGTGGGTACGTTCGCGACCGTGTTGGTGGACTGA
- a CDS encoding penicillin-binding transpeptidase domain-containing protein encodes MTRSIHLWPVRLLGIALVVVIGVASAGCAGDDNGPGAAAQRFLNAFADHDGSRAGALTDDPVSATSAIDATWNGLSATEMSADTGQVKVTGDTATVATDYTWELPGGRTWEYRATVQMSRGDAGWQVRWVPSNVHPKLGGNQTMQLRTLEAQRAAVRESDGTNVLVPGTVYDVRFDAAVAADSGAVVSTATALATVLGRFAPMSAQAIAEQATGLGGEYSVITLGQRDFDQVRDQLAGLPGVSTVDQADLVPSDPKFAPALLTQVKKEVSKDLVGKAGWRVVSVNPNGLDADVLAETAPAPAPSVQISLSREVQEAAQRAVDQRTDFQVAMVAIQPSTGRILAIAQNELADRDGQIATIGLYPPGSTFKVVTSAAAISTGLAQPSTMVGCPSEVTIGERSVPNYNGFGLGTVPMQTAFARSCNTTFAKLASEMGPSDLTRTAASLGIGPEYHVVGLPTESGSVPIAPELVQRTEDGFGQGKVLTSPFGLAMVAATVARGSTPIPSLIVGRDTTISGPHPDMDPAVVTKLRPMMREVISSGTALRMQDLGEVFGKTGEAEVAAGSHAWFAGYRGDLAWATLVVLGGSSDNAVAVTHEFLAALQPR; translated from the coding sequence ATGACCCGATCAATACACCTGTGGCCCGTTCGACTCCTCGGGATCGCCCTCGTGGTGGTCATCGGGGTCGCGTCGGCAGGTTGTGCCGGTGATGACAACGGACCGGGCGCTGCAGCGCAACGATTCCTGAATGCTTTTGCCGATCACGACGGCAGCCGCGCCGGAGCCCTGACCGACGATCCCGTGTCTGCGACGTCTGCAATCGACGCGACCTGGAACGGCCTGTCCGCCACCGAGATGTCGGCCGACACAGGGCAGGTGAAGGTCACCGGGGACACGGCCACGGTCGCAACCGACTACACGTGGGAACTGCCGGGCGGGCGCACCTGGGAGTACCGGGCGACCGTGCAGATGTCCCGCGGTGACGCTGGCTGGCAGGTTCGCTGGGTGCCGTCGAACGTCCATCCGAAACTCGGTGGGAATCAGACGATGCAACTGCGCACGCTCGAGGCCCAGCGTGCAGCGGTCCGCGAGAGCGACGGCACCAATGTGCTGGTTCCCGGCACTGTCTACGACGTCCGGTTCGATGCCGCGGTGGCCGCCGATTCCGGCGCGGTCGTGTCCACCGCGACGGCACTGGCGACTGTTCTAGGTCGGTTTGCTCCGATGTCCGCGCAGGCCATCGCCGAGCAGGCGACCGGACTGGGTGGCGAGTATTCGGTGATCACGCTGGGTCAGCGTGATTTCGACCAGGTCCGCGACCAGCTCGCAGGTCTGCCCGGGGTGTCGACGGTCGACCAGGCAGATCTTGTCCCCTCTGATCCGAAGTTCGCTCCGGCGCTGCTCACCCAGGTGAAGAAAGAAGTGTCCAAGGATCTCGTGGGCAAAGCCGGCTGGCGCGTGGTGTCGGTCAACCCGAACGGACTCGATGCCGATGTGCTGGCCGAGACCGCCCCTGCCCCTGCTCCGTCGGTGCAGATCAGCTTGTCCCGCGAAGTGCAGGAAGCGGCGCAGCGCGCGGTGGACCAACGCACAGATTTCCAGGTGGCCATGGTCGCCATTCAGCCGTCCACCGGGCGCATTCTTGCGATCGCCCAGAATGAGCTGGCCGACCGGGACGGCCAGATCGCGACCATCGGCCTCTATCCGCCCGGCTCGACCTTCAAGGTGGTCACCTCCGCAGCTGCGATCAGCACCGGGCTGGCCCAGCCATCGACCATGGTCGGGTGCCCCAGTGAGGTCACCATCGGCGAACGCAGCGTCCCGAACTACAACGGTTTCGGTCTCGGCACGGTCCCGATGCAAACCGCTTTCGCCCGCTCGTGCAACACCACCTTTGCCAAACTGGCCAGTGAGATGGGTCCCTCTGATCTGACGCGGACGGCCGCATCTCTCGGTATCGGTCCCGAGTATCACGTGGTCGGCCTGCCGACGGAGAGCGGGTCGGTCCCGATCGCACCCGAACTGGTGCAGCGCACGGAAGACGGGTTCGGCCAGGGCAAGGTGCTGACCAGCCCGTTCGGTCTGGCGATGGTGGCGGCCACGGTGGCACGCGGTTCGACGCCGATCCCGTCGCTCATCGTCGGTCGGGACACCACCATTTCCGGGCCTCACCCGGACATGGACCCGGCCGTGGTCACGAAGTTGCGCCCGATGATGCGCGAGGTGATCTCGTCCGGCACCGCGTTGCGCATGCAGGATCTCGGTGAGGTGTTCGGTAAGACCGGAGAAGCCGAGGTCGCGGCGGGTTCACACGCCTGGTTTGCCGGCTACCGCGGTGACCTGGCCTGGGCCACGTTGGTGGTGCTCGGCGGGAGTTCGGACAACGCGGTGGCCGTCACGCACGAGTTCTTGGCGGCACTCCAGCCACGGTGA
- a CDS encoding iron ABC transporter permease codes for MLALLVVLVGWSAASGQVYVPPAEVFGSVMHHLGLDIGPMPSSPNGEETLWTVRFPRIVMGLLVGATLACAGCLLQGVLANPLAEPGVIGVSAGAAVGACLAIVSGGIWASVWGLAGAAFISALITVAVVYTLSMRDGSSSPIMLILIGIAVNAFASGIIAFLTFLADTNDREQIVFWQLGSLQGVGWRSVWVVLPLATAAIAVSLLLVRRLDLLSLGEIQAAALGVRVETVRRIAILLVAVLTAAAVAFTGIVMFVGLVVPHLMRLIVGPRHVILLPASVIGGAIVVCAADLGARTLMTGADLPLGMLTSLIGGPVFFLLLRRSRHTGVGW; via the coding sequence ATGCTGGCGCTGCTTGTCGTCTTGGTCGGGTGGTCGGCTGCCAGCGGCCAGGTGTATGTCCCGCCTGCCGAGGTGTTCGGCTCGGTGATGCATCACCTGGGCCTGGACATCGGGCCGATGCCGAGTTCCCCCAATGGGGAAGAAACCTTGTGGACCGTGCGGTTTCCCCGCATCGTGATGGGTCTGCTCGTCGGAGCGACGCTTGCCTGCGCAGGCTGTCTGCTCCAGGGCGTCCTGGCCAACCCACTCGCCGAGCCCGGTGTCATCGGGGTGTCGGCCGGGGCCGCGGTCGGCGCCTGCCTCGCCATCGTGTCGGGCGGGATCTGGGCGAGTGTGTGGGGGCTGGCCGGCGCCGCCTTCATCAGCGCACTGATCACAGTGGCCGTGGTCTACACCCTGTCGATGCGAGATGGATCGTCGTCGCCGATCATGTTGATACTCATCGGCATTGCCGTCAACGCGTTCGCCTCGGGCATCATTGCCTTCCTGACCTTCCTCGCGGACACCAACGACCGCGAACAGATCGTCTTCTGGCAGCTGGGGTCGCTCCAAGGTGTCGGCTGGCGTTCGGTGTGGGTGGTGCTGCCGCTGGCGACTGCGGCCATCGCCGTGAGCCTGCTGCTGGTCCGCAGGCTGGATCTGTTGTCGCTGGGCGAGATTCAGGCCGCCGCCCTGGGCGTCAGGGTGGAAACGGTTCGGCGCATTGCCATTCTGCTGGTCGCGGTGCTCACCGCTGCCGCCGTCGCATTCACCGGGATCGTGATGTTCGTCGGATTGGTTGTCCCCCACCTGATGCGGTTGATCGTCGGGCCGCGGCACGTGATCCTGCTTCCCGCCAGCGTCATCGGCGGGGCGATCGTCGTGTGCGCCGCCGATCTGGGCGCCCGGACACTGATGACCGGCGCCGACCTTCCGCTGGGGATGCTCACGTCCCTGATCGGTGGGCCTGTGTTCTTCCTGCTGCTGCGTCGCAGCCGTCACACCGGAGTCGGCTGGTGA
- a CDS encoding hemin ABC transporter substrate-binding protein → MVNNRSSGRRTAPVAALIMIVGVLMGACSTAPITDSANSSTAQDDILRSGPQTAALEGPDVQPIADNAVPVLPVTVDSVGGGRVTVADASRIIAIDRSGTLANIVFSLGLGERVVARDRSTVIPEAAQLPLITDSGHSVNIEAVLAADPSVVLIDESVNPPGNIDQLRAAGITVVVFGKDRTIASTGPLITAVAGALGVPDQGRALAARTDAEIEAARASVPEQAYGSKMAFLYLRGERFKLLAGPGSGADDMIEAIGGVDAGTAAGLTSSFTTVDAEAMINADPAVILVMTQGAESVGGIDKVLQLPGLAQTDAGRNRRVVQMDQAEILTFGPDTGRVLAALAEAIYV, encoded by the coding sequence ATGGTCAACAACCGGTCTTCCGGTAGAAGAACTGCGCCGGTCGCCGCGCTGATCATGATCGTCGGCGTGCTGATGGGAGCTTGTTCCACCGCGCCGATCACCGACTCGGCGAACAGTTCGACCGCGCAGGACGACATCTTGCGGTCCGGTCCGCAGACCGCCGCGCTCGAGGGCCCGGACGTCCAGCCGATTGCAGACAATGCCGTCCCGGTCTTGCCGGTGACCGTGGATTCGGTGGGCGGCGGACGGGTGACGGTCGCCGACGCGAGCCGCATCATCGCGATCGATCGCTCGGGCACCCTGGCGAACATCGTGTTCTCCCTCGGGCTGGGCGAACGAGTGGTCGCACGTGACCGGTCCACCGTCATCCCCGAAGCGGCGCAGCTTCCTCTGATCACCGACAGCGGGCACTCGGTCAACATCGAAGCGGTGTTGGCCGCCGATCCCAGCGTGGTGCTCATCGACGAGTCGGTGAATCCGCCGGGGAACATCGATCAACTGCGCGCTGCGGGGATCACGGTCGTGGTGTTCGGCAAGGACCGCACCATCGCCTCGACCGGTCCGCTCATCACTGCGGTCGCCGGAGCGCTGGGCGTGCCCGATCAGGGCCGCGCCCTCGCCGCCCGCACCGACGCGGAGATCGAGGCGGCACGAGCATCGGTGCCCGAGCAGGCGTATGGGTCGAAGATGGCGTTTCTGTACCTGCGTGGCGAGAGGTTCAAGCTCCTGGCAGGACCTGGCTCGGGTGCCGACGATATGATCGAGGCAATCGGAGGTGTCGATGCCGGAACCGCGGCCGGGTTGACCTCCTCGTTCACCACCGTCGACGCGGAGGCGATGATCAACGCCGATCCCGCGGTCATCCTGGTGATGACACAGGGAGCGGAATCGGTCGGCGGAATCGACAAGGTGCTGCAGTTGCCGGGCCTGGCCCAGACCGACGCGGGGCGCAATCGGCGTGTGGTGCAGATGGACCAGGCCGAGATCCTCACCTTCGGCCCCGACACCGGGCGGGTGCTCGCGGCACTGGCCGAAGCGATCTACGTGTGA
- the map gene encoding type I methionyl aminopeptidase — translation MPVRAALTPGEISPTLSVPSFIPRPEYVWKSTVNEGQEPWVQTPETIEKMRVASKIAANALAEAGKAVAPGVTTDELDRIAHAYMIDHGAYPSTLGYKGFPKSCCTSLNEVICHGIPDSTVIEDGDIVNIDVTAYIDGVHGDTNATFLAGDVAPDVVDLVDRTREATNRAIKAVRPGRELNVIGRVIESYANRFGYNVVRDFTGHGIGETFHNGLVILHYDQPNVETLIEPGMVFTIEPMINLGTLEYEIWDDGWTVATADRKWTAQFEHTLVVTDTGAEILTLPDA, via the coding sequence ATGCCTGTTCGTGCTGCCCTGACCCCCGGCGAGATCTCGCCCACCCTGTCCGTGCCGTCGTTCATCCCGCGCCCCGAGTACGTGTGGAAGTCGACGGTGAACGAAGGCCAGGAGCCGTGGGTTCAGACACCCGAGACCATCGAGAAGATGCGGGTCGCGAGCAAGATCGCGGCCAACGCTCTGGCCGAGGCGGGTAAGGCGGTGGCCCCCGGGGTCACAACGGATGAGCTGGACCGGATCGCCCACGCGTACATGATCGACCACGGCGCGTACCCTTCGACGCTGGGCTACAAGGGTTTTCCCAAGTCGTGCTGCACCTCGCTCAACGAGGTGATCTGTCACGGGATCCCGGACTCGACCGTCATCGAGGACGGTGACATCGTCAACATCGACGTCACGGCCTACATCGACGGGGTGCACGGCGACACCAATGCCACCTTCCTCGCCGGCGACGTCGCTCCAGATGTGGTCGATCTCGTCGACCGCACCCGCGAGGCGACGAACAGGGCGATCAAGGCAGTGCGTCCGGGCCGGGAACTGAACGTGATCGGGCGGGTCATCGAATCGTACGCAAATCGCTTCGGCTACAACGTGGTCCGCGACTTCACCGGCCACGGGATCGGGGAGACGTTCCACAACGGTCTGGTGATCCTGCATTACGACCAGCCCAACGTCGAGACGCTGATCGAACCGGGCATGGTGTTCACCATCGAGCCGATGATCAATCTCGGCACCCTCGAATACGAGATCTGGGACGACGGCTGGACCGTCGCCACGGCAGACCGCAAATGGACCGCGCAGTTCGAGCACACCCTGGTGGTCACCGACACCGGGGCGGAGATCTTGACCCTGCCGGACGCCTGA